A stretch of DNA from Methanobacterium sp. Maddingley MBC34:
TCTGTGAAAAGGTTTAATAGGTTTCCTTTCAGCATGTACATCCCCTCATAGCCTAAAGTATCTATGGTGAACTTTAATTTTCTAGGATGAAATTAGTATCCCGAATAATAATATTTATTTTTCCAAATAAAGGAATAGGTAGTTGTATTTCTAATCCTCTTTATCAAAATGATTGATTTCATGATAAAGCATGGGTAAAAATGCTCCTACATCAGTAACAATACCCAGTACCTGTGCACTACCTCGATCACCAAGTTTAGTAACGGTTGCAGGGTTAATATCCACGCATATGCTCTTAACCTTGGATGGTAGGATGTTGCCAACTGCTATGGAATGGAGCATGGTGGCGATCATGATCACCATATCCACACCAGGAACGTACTTCCTCATCTCATCCTGGGCTTCAATTACATCAGTTATAACATCAGGGAGTGGTCCATCATCCCGTATGGAGCCAGCCAGTACGAAGGGAACATCGTTTTTGATACATTCATACATAACTCCCTTCTTAAGCACACCCTGCTCCACTGCATCCCGTATGGAGCCAGCCTGGTTGATCTGGTTGATGGCGTAGATGTGGTGGCGGTGTCCCCGTGCCACAGCTTCACCAGTCTTCACACACATACCCAGGGATGTTCCATACAGTGCACTTTCAATGTCATGGGTGGCCAGGGCGTTACCAGCAAAGATAACATCCACCAATCCTTCTTTGACCATCCGGGCCAGAACAGGACCGGAACCGGTGTGGATGATGGCTGGCCCACCAACCACTGCAATTTTGCCCCCACGACTTTTTACTTCCCGTACTTCCTGGGCAATGCTCTTTATGAGGGTTTGGAGTGGTTTTTCTGAGGATGCATCACTCCCCATGAACTCAAATACTCCCTTTTTACCCCTGGGACGTTGAGGAGCCATAACCTTAATTCCCTCACGACCCACCACCACCAGGTCACCCTTCTTTATCTGACCAATAGGTTTGATGATGGCCTTCTGATTTTGGGGATCAACCACAATCATACAATCCATTTCAATGTTTTCCACAAGTATCCACTCATTCTGGAAGCGGATAAAAGTGGGATGGTTGGTGGTGGAATAAAAATCAGCAGGTAGGGTTTTATCCTTGTTGGCTGCTTCCAAATTAACTTCCCTGATCTCCACTACCATGGCCCCAATTTCTGCCAGTTCATCTAAAATTTCACCCAGAAGAGATTCACTGTCTGCTGAAACTTTAATCCTGGCGATACTGGTATCCTTTTTACGTTTACCCACCTCAAATTCCAGTATCTGGAAGTCCCCTCCCATGTCCATAATTAGGTCCAGGGCCCTGGGAAGAGTAAGTGAATCAATAATATGTCCAGTAAGCTTGACTTCTCGGTTATACATAATAATCCTCCTATTTTCATCCAAGTTAAGGGATTTTTCATGATTTCCTAGTTTAATTTTTCATAATTTTTACTAGTGGATTATATCCCTGGAATACGTTTTGTGAGTGTATTCAATCTGATATAATTCTATCTGATATAATTCTAAACATTTTAGATTTGACGGGATATCTATAAATATTTATACAAATATTACTCAGAAAAGGCCCATTATCCTTAAAAAGAATTGAAAAGAATTAAATGATTTTAAAGAGATTCACTGCAGAAACAGGAAGTCCAAAATTGTTTTTGCGGCATTGATTGAGGTAATATCTCCAATGGAGTTTGATGAAACCTCAACCACATCCAATCCAACAACATCTTTCCCCTCAAGAGAAAAGATCAGTTTTTCCAGTTCCAATGGGCTCAGCCCGCCGGGTGTGGGAGTACCAACACTGGGAGCATAAGATGGATCAAGCACATCCATATCCACAGTTACATAAACCGGACCCTCTATCTGGTGGATTATCTTTTCCATCCCCTGAATATCATCCTTTATCTCTGGATGAGTGTAATAATCAATTCCTTCATCCTGAGCAAATTGTGTTTCAGCTTTAGAAGTAGACCGGATTCCCATCTGAATTATATGTCCTGGTTTAAGATCATGTATCCGTCTCATAACAGTGGCGTGGGAATATTTTTCCCCCATATAATCATCCCGAAGGTCCATATGAGCATCAAAATGGAGAATAGTAACATCCTGCAGGGAATCTATAGTGTTATAAGCCTTTAAAACACCATAACTTATACTGTGTTCCCCTCCAATGGTTATGGGAATAATTCCCTCCTCTAAAAGGGAGGATATAACGGATTCTAAGTTTAAACAGGTTCTTTGAAAGTTTCCAGGAATAGATTCCAGATTTCCAATATCCTGGATGCGTGTATTCAGACTTTTATCCAAAAATAAGTTGTATTTTTCAAAATTGTAGGATGCCTCCCTTACAAAAAGAGGCCCGTATCTTGCCCCTGGTTGGTAGGTGGTGGTGCTATCAAAGGGCACACCTAAAATACCAAAGGCGGGTTTATATTCATTTAGATCGGAGTATTCACACTCCGTCTGGGAAAAAGCAAATTTAAGAGGATTTTCAGTGTATAAATGCATTTATCCAAATCCTCATTAAATTATTAAAATTAATCTTACCTCTCACGGAATTTATTTAATTCTCATGAGTTTCTTATTGCCCATGGCCACAATGTAGCCAACTTCTGCCCCTTCAATCAATTTATCACTCAGATCATCTGGTATTGGGACTTCGAAGGTTTCATAGGTTTCCAGGTCCATGAGCTGAATATCACTGCCCATTAAAGCCAGTACCTGGGCGGTTCGTTTATCTATTATAGGGACTTCTATCTTGGCATCCACAGGTTTTACCAGACCTCTTTTCTGGTTGTCGAAAACTCCCACAGCATCCACCCGAGCCTTTGCTGCTCCGTGCTTACCTGGGGATGAAGTCTGAATACTCACTACTTTAGATGCTTCACCATCTAATACCACATATTTACCTACTTTAAGCGTTTTAACTTCCACTACCTTAGTCATGCTATTTACCTCCGTATTATACGTATAAACTTCAGATCCGATGTGTGGGATCCATAAATTTTTAGAACCTAAGAACTAGAATCTATAATGATTAATATAACTCTGTACTAATAACTCTGATTGTGAGAGTATAAATACATTTATAGACACCTCTCTCTGATATAGAAATGCCTATATTTTTTTCCCTATTTAAATTTTTAAGTGAATTTCGAGTGATATGATGAAAGTTTCAATAACATCAGGAAGATCAGAAGGACCCACCAGGCTAAATGCCTTTGATAATGCCCTTTTAGATGCGGGTATTGGTGACGTGAACCTCATAACAGTATCCAGTATACTCCCTAAAGACACAGAGATAGTCAAACTCCCTCACATTACGGAGGGTAAAATGGTAAATTGTGTATTGGCCTGCGCACATTCGGACCAACCCGAAGATTTAATAACCGCTGCAGTGGCAGTGGCTACCTCTGATGATTTTGGATGTGTGGTGGAACACTCCGGGGTGAACCAGGACCCAGATTTGATCATAGAAGAAGCAGAAACCATGGTAAAATACATGATGCAGGTGAGGGGTCTCAACATCAGGGAAATCATCATAGCACATGAAAGCCATAAAGTAAAAGAAGAAGCAGTGGCACTGGCTGCTGTAGTATATCTTGAATGATTATGGTATGTCTTTAATGGCTGTAGTATGTCTTGAATGAATTTATAGACAGTTTAGATATAATAAAAATTATAAATACTTCAATAGTCATCAGGAATGAAAATTAGAATATCTACTTTAAAGTATTCTTTGAGTGTTTTATTATATTCAAAAGCCTCATTAAGGTTCGATAGGAGGGGTAATTATGAATGGAGAAGATCAAGAATTTTGGGGTGGAGTCTGCCATGAGTTAATTGAAGAATCTCAAAAGGCAATAACTCCTCTTATAGGATCCCAAAAAGGAGGGGAAATAGTTAAAATGGGGGCTGATGGAACTCCCACCACCTTCATTGATCTTGTGGCTGAAAACAAGGTTATGGAAGTTCTTAAAGGAGTTGGAAGACCCTTAACTCTTATAAGTGAAGAAATTGGTGAAGTTATGATTGGTGATGGTCCGTCTGAGGCCATACTGGTTGTGGACCCCCTTGATGGTACCAGCAACGCAGTGAAGAACATACCTGCCTATGGTATCTCTGTGGCAGTGGCACCCATTCCTCCCGGAAAAAAAGGCCCTCTAACTATCCCGGATATTCAGATGGGTGTGGTGAAAAACTACGCCACAGACGATGTTTACAGTGCAGTTAAGGGTAAAGGAGCTTTTATCAATGGGAATATTCTCACACCGTCCCTTAAACAGGATTTAGCCCATATATCTTTGGGAGCTTACGTTTACAGAATGGACATGGGAAAAATAGAGATTCTCTGTAAGAGTGTCAGGAGAATGAGAATCTTGGGGGCAGTGGCAATAGAACTCTCCTATGTTGCAGATGGAACCTACGATGCATTTGTTGATGTAAAAAATAATCTACGATTAGTGGATGTTGCCGCAGCCAAGCTTATCCTGGAAGAAAGTGGGGGGATAGTGACAGATTCCAACGGGGAATCCCTTAATGGGAGGTTAAATGTTCTGGAGAAAACTTCCATTATAGCTACTTGTAATGCAGTTATTCATGGGAAAATAATGGATATATTGGAGGGGATTTAATGATCATGGGATTGGTGGCTCGTAATGACGTAAAAGGCGCAGTGGAACTTGCTCAGGAAATTGCTGACTTTTTAACCGAAAAAAAGGTGGATATTGTCCTGGACACTCCCCTGGCCATGGAACTGGAGAAATATCAGGATAAACAATGTGAACTGAAGGACATGGATGTGGACATGGTGGTTGCTATTGGGGGAGATGGAACCATCCTCCGTACCCAGAGTTTAATCAGCCACAAAAAAATTCCTCTAATTGGAATTAACATGGGAACTGTTGGATTTTTAACCGAAATAGATCCTGAAAACGCTTTCACTGCCATTGAAGAAATTCTTGCCGGTAATTATTTTGTGGAAAAAAGAAACCAGCTTTTGGTATGGCACAATCATGAGTTATCCCCAGCCCTAAATGAAGTGGTGCTAATGACCCGCAAACCCGCCAAAATGCTTCACATCCAGATCAGTGTGGATGATGAGATAATGGAGGAACTACGTGCTGATGGGCTTATAATTGCCACACCCAGTGGCTCTACGGCCTATTCCATGTCTGCAGGTGGTCCCATTATTGATCCCCGGGTTGAAGCATTTGTAATAGTTCCCATATGCCCCTTTAAATTGGGGGCCAGACCAACTGTTGTATCCAATGGAAGCACCATAAAGGTTAAACTCCTTCGGGAAGGTAAAAAGGCCATTGCAGTTATTGATGGTCAGTTTGAGGAAGAGATCAACTACATGGATGAAATTATCTTCCGCAAATCAGATAACTGTGCATACTTTGTGCGCCTCACCAAAGATTTCTACCGGAAAGTACGTGAAAAGTTAACCCAGGGCGGAATCAATTAAATGAAAATTCTCATAGTGGACATGACCCATGGCGGAACCGTACTGGCCTCTGAATTTTCTAAAAGAACAGATTGTAATGTTTTTGCATGGGACATCTACCAAACGTTATCTGAGGAAGATATATCCCTACTGGAAGATCAGGGAATAGAACTGGTTGATGAATCCTTTTATGGGGATCATTTCAATGAAAATATCTCCCTAGATAGTGATAATTTGAATCTCTCCCTAGATAGTAACTTGAATCTCTCCCCAGAAAGTGATAACTTTAATATCTTCTTGGAAAATGATAACTCTAAATTACTGGTTGTAGCTCCTGTCCACTGTAATCTGCCCCACCCCCCCCATATGACCCACCACCATGCAGTGGGGTTTCTCTTAAAAGACCAGATAACTGTGCCGATAATTGAAATCACTGGGGTGAAGGGTAAAACCAGCACCGCAGCCATGCTTAAGGAAATATACCGCGATGAAAACCCGCTGATATTAAGTAGCCGGGGTGTTGAAGTTGTTAGTGATGGAGAAGAAATCACTCTCCAAAGGGACATCAGCATAACCCCTGCCAGTATTATAACTGCCTGGGAACTTGCACAGAAATTTTATAAAGATAAAAAATTCCATAAAGATAAATCTTATACAGATAAAATCCCCGGAGTAGGTATCTGCATATTTGAAAGTTCCCTGGGAGGAACCGGCCTGGCAGATGTAGGAGTTATCACCAATATCGCCGAGGACTATACCATAGCCAAGGGAAGCAGCAGTGCCAGTAAAGCCAAGCTTCAGATGTTTGAAAGCAAAGTAGTGGTCTGTGATAATGATTCTTACCAGGAAATTTATTCCCATCATACTTCCTTAGACTCTCATACTTCAGTAAATGTTCAGGCTTCAATAAACCAGAAACCGAATACATTCTCCATTGGTAATGGAAAAAATGATAACGTAAATGTTAAAGCGCAGAATATTAATTATGGGCTTCATAAGACAGTATTCCATGTGGAAGTAACAGATCTTAAAACAATAAATGGGAAGTCAATAAACACTTCCTTTGAAGTCTCCACTTTTGCCCCTGCCCAGCATCACCTTGAAAATACCCTTTCTGCAATAACTGCCGCTTTATCCATGGGAACGCCTACGGCTTCGGTGATTAAAGGTCTGGAAAACTTCATTGGACTGCCTGGCAGAACATCCCTGTGTAATAGGGGCGAAATGACTATTATTCAAGAGATCAATCCTGGAATTAACGTCACTGCTGTTAAAAAAGCAGTTGATATGATAAAAGGTTATGAAAAACCAGCCCTGATCCTAGGAGGAAGTTATGGTGTAACCTGTGAAGAGATTGATGAAAAATCGCTTTCAAACTTTTTAGCTGACATGAACGATGATGTGTTCCTGATATTAACCGGAGTTTTGGGTCGCAGTATATGGGAAAAGATGGGAAAAAGCCATAATTATCGTAATAACATAGAAGATGCACTTAATGAGGTAGATAAGGCTGGAGCGAAAAATATATTACTCGTATATCGTTCCAATTTTTCAGAATTAAGCAGGAGATAACACCAGAGGAGATAACTTTAAATCTTTCCATGATAAACAGAATAGATGATTAATTTCTAGTCATGACAACATTTATTAAAGATCATAGGAAATCAATCAACTAAGGATTTTTATACTAAGTCTGCTATCGTAGGCAGTATTCTTATTAAATGACAAACTTTTATGACTTAAATTCAGTAATTCGCCACACTCGGAGATGATGCATTGCAGGTAGGTACAAGAGGAAGCAGTCTGGCCATGGTTCAAACCAAAAATATAATCACCTCTTTATCAAAAATAACAGATGAGGAAATAAACATAACCGTAATAAAAACCACAGGGGATAAAATAAAAGACTCTCAACTTTATAATATGGATGTCAAGGGAATATTCACCAAGGAACTGGACAGGGCAGTCTTGGAAGAAGAAGTTGATTTTGCTGTGCACAGTTTAAAGGACCTTCCCAGTGAATTAAATGATGAACTGGAAATTGTTGCAGTCCCACCAAGGGAATCACCACATGATGTACTGGTATCACCCTACAAATGGGATGAACTCCCTGAAGGCGCAACACTAGGGACCAGCAGCCTCAGAAGAGAGGCATTCTGCAAGTACCATCAAAAAAATGTGGATATACAGCCCATCAGGGGTAACATTGACACCAGGATCAAAAAAGTTACCAGCGGAGAATATCAGGCTACTTTAATGGCAGAGGCAGGTCTCAGAAGATTAGGGCTCTCTGAACACATCCAGCAAAGATTTCCCTTAGATTACATAACTCCCGCAGCAGGCCAGGGAGCACTGGCAGTTGTTGCCAGGAATGACAGTAATAAAAAAGACATTTTAAAAGCTTTGAATCACAAAAATTCATATCAGGAAATCATGGCTGAAAAGAAAGTTTTGGAAGAACTTGGTGTGGGCTGTCAGTGGCCTCTGGGAGTTTGTGCCCGGGCACAGGGAGATGAAATTGAACTTCAGAGTATCCTACTTACTAGAGAGGGTGAACTAATCTCTAAACATAGTATGAGTGGTCCAATAAACCAGGCTGAAGATATCGGTCTTGAAATTGCCAGACGCATTGGGGAGGATTGCTAGTGAAGAAGTTAAACGTGGGAGTTGTTGGTGTAGGGGCCATGGGCCATAACCACGTAAGGGTATACACCCGATTAAAAAACGCCAACCTAATGGCAGTCTCTGATCTCATGAAAGGTACCCTGGCGGAAGTTTCTAAGAAATACAACACCGTGGGCTTTGTTGATTATGATAATGTACTTAAAATGCCGGAAATTGATGCAGTGAGTATATGTGTCCCCACCACTTATCACTACGAGGTGGTGATGAGTGCCATTGAACAGGGAAAACATGTGCTGGTGGAAAAACCCATTGCATTCACCCTGAAGGAAGCTAAGGACATGGTCAAAGCAGCCAGAAAACAGGGAGTGAAACTGGCTACAGGCCACGTGGAACGGTTCAACCCGGCAGTTCTAGAAGCTAAAAAGCTTTTAAGAGAAAAATTAATCGGGGAAGTGGTTTCAGTTTCAGCCAAACGGGTGGGTCCATTCCCTCCAAGGATAAAAGATGTGGGCGTGACTATAGACCTTGCCATCCACGAGGTGGATGTGATGGCTTACTTAATGGACAGTCCGGTTTCAAAGGTATATGCCCACGTGGGCAGTAGACTGGAAAAATGTGAATACGAGGATCATGCTGAGATCATGATGGAATTTTACAACAATGCCATTGGTATGTTAGAGGTGAACTGGCTAACACCTTATAAAAAACGACAGCTGGAAGTAACTGGTACTGATGGTATAATCTCACTGGATTACATTGACCAGACTGTGGAGATATTTGGTAAAAATGCCCGGAATGTTCGGGTACCACACCACGAACCCCTTATGGTGGAGTTGGAATCATTCTTAAATGCCATTATGCTGGATGAAAAACCAAAAATTACCGGGGAAGATGGGATACATGCCCTTAAAACAGTCTTAGCAGCAATGAAATCAGCCAAAGAGAAAGTTCCAGTTAAAATTGATATGGATTAATCCTATTCCATGTTGATTAATCCCTTTAGCTATTAATTAATCCCATTTATTGCACTGATTCAATTTCATAAGAATGGAGCTAAAACTGTAACAGATTAATTTGTCGGATAATTCAGGAGGGGTATAATGAACCAAAAACTCATTGAAAAGGCTCATGAACTTAGAAGTAGGGGTTTTACCACTGGGGAGATAGCTGACGAACTCAATGTTTCAAAAGACACTGCTCGATGGCTTATACTCCAGGGAACTGATAAAACTAAAGAACAAGCTCAGGAGAAAGCACCAGTTGATTTTGCCATTAATTGGAAAAGTTTGGGGGGTAGTTCTACTCGAATGTCATATGTTTCAGCAGCCATGGCAGACATGGCACTGCAGCACGGTGATGTGGAGGTTGTGGTGGGAATCACGGTGAGTGGAATACCATTTGCCACCATGATGGCCGAGTTTCTGGATGCAGATATGGCAGTGTTCCACCCCATTAAACACCGCAAGGAAGAGGATGCCCGTGGAGCTGTGAGCAGTAATTTCGCATCTGTTGAGGGAAAAAGAGTGATAATAGTGGATGATGTCATCACTAGTGGTGGAACAGTTGGAGAGGCAATAAAAGTCTTCCGAAGTCTTGGAGCAGAACCACTAGCAGCAGTGGTTTTAATCGACAAGAAAGGGCTCACCGAAGTGGAAAAAGTCCCTGTAGAATCACTTATAAGAGTTAGTAGACTGGGATAGTCATTTATACTCTTTTTTTTATTGATTTTTGAAAAATTATATAGTTTTAGCCCTTTATTTTAAATTCAAGCAAAATTTAAATTTAAGCAAAAAGAAGTAAAATTTCACTTATTTCTAAATAGGGATGCAAAAATTGCTATTAAACTTAATATTACTGAAATAATGAAGGTTATTTTAATACTGGTTAAGAGTTCTGGATAATTTTGTGGAGTAAATTGAACAGCCCCAATGTAAACTGCAAATATTATTAAAATCATTCCCATACCGAAAGTTTGGCCTAAAAGTCTCATTGTACTTACTGTTGCAGAAGCCACACCGTAATATTTCCTTTCCACTGATCCCATGATGGCATTCATGTTGGGAGCTGAAAATATTCCAATTCCAATCCCTATAATGGCTAAGCTTGATATTATAATGTATAAACTTGTTTCTTCGCTTATCAATGCCAATATTACCAGACCAATGGTGGTTATTGCCATTCCCAGTGAAGCTAATTTTCCAGGATCGAATTTATCAGAAAGTCTACCTGCAATTGGCGACATGATCACCATGAAAACTGTTTGAACTACCAGAACTAGTCCAGTTACTTTCGGATCAAATCCTTTTATATACTGTAAGTACAGGCTGAGTAGAAAACTCACTGCAAATGTACCCATGTAGATTATGAGCATGGCCAGATTAGAGAAGGCGAACCTTCTATTTTCAAAAAATAACCTTACCTCTAAAACTGGATTTTCAATCCTTAATTCCCATATAACGAAACTTACAAATCCTATAATGCCTAAAACAACCATTATAATTCCAAAAGTTCCGGTAACAGTGGAGAATCCTATTAAAATTAGTGCAAGCATGAGAATATATAGTAAGGTTCCCCAGTAGTCCAGTTTTTCACCTTCACATCCGGCCCATTCTCCTTTCATTTTCCAGAATATGAGTGCAATTACCAGTAAACACAAAGGCACAATTAAATAAAAAATACTTCTCCAGCCCAAATACTCAGTTAAAAACCCTCCTAATGCTGGGCCCATGACCAGCCCTATATAACCGGCAGTGATATTTATTCCTATTGCTTTACCTCTTTCTTTAGGGGGAAATACTGATGATATAATGGCCAGCGCTGTTACGAATATCATTGCACTGGCAATACCCTGGATAGCCCTGCTTAGAATAAGTATTTCGGCTGAAGGAGATATGGCTGCCAGAAAAGAAGCAATTGTTAAAATTACAATACCATAAGTAAAAATCTTTTTCATTCCATAAATATCGGCAATTTTACCGAAAGGCACTGCAAACATGGCAGATGTTAGAATGTAGGCGGTTGAAATCCAGCTTAAAAGAATGGCATTAACTGCTAAATCGTTTGCAATTGTAGGGAGTGCAATAATTAATGAAGTCCCCATAAATGGAGTTAAAAATGTAGCCAAAGTAGCAATGAGTAAAATTGCGGTTTTATTTACTTTTCTATCTTTAAAAGAAAATTGTGGTTCCATTTTCTTCTCCTTAACCCATCATTCTATTTGCATTTCCCCTTTTAAAATAAAATTGAAGAATCATATAAATATAATGTAACTTTAATGGGTGAATAGGAGTACAAAGTATGATGTTTGATGAGAATATGCTGTCAGCGTTAAAAAAATTAGGCTTGACATATTATGGTGCAAAAAGTTACATAGTTATAACAATTTTTGGTCCAATTGACGCCACGAAGATTGCAGAAGAAGCAAATATACAAAGGACAAAAATTTATGATGTGTTAAATAAGCTAGAAAAAGATGGATGGATAAATGTGGATCGTGGAAGGCCCATGCTATTCACTGCGCGAGATCCAAGAGGCATAATTGATAAATGCAGATCAGATCTTTTCACTGAAATTGATTCCCTATCAAGTGAACTATCCATGATGTATGATCAGCAGATTAAAAAGGAAATGCCTAATGTATGGCTGATTCATGGTAAGGAAAATATTACTGCAAAATCATTGGATATGGTGTCAAAAGCCAAGAAAAGTGTAATGATGGTGGGTGATTTATACTTTCCCGAAGAAGTTGAATCTCTAAACTCTATCATATTAAAGGCCAAAAAAAATCGTATTAGCTTTCGAATTATATCTGGAGATATCATAAAGACCAGTGAAGGTGAGATTAACCTTGTCAAATCATTAGCTGATGTTCACCCCGAAATGATAATTTCAGGAAAACCACCCATAAAATATGTAATAGTTGACGAAAAAGAATTATTAATGATGTTCCCGAAGATAACTGAAGATATTCTAGATCTCGACAAAGTAGTTGCTTTGTGGATTCCCAGCCCCGCAGTAGCATCTTCAATGAGTGATATGTTCAATATGAGGTGGAATGAATATATAAAAATGCAAATAAAAACAGCATAACCACTAAAAAAGAGTATGGTATTCTTTTTATTCACACTTTTTAAAATTAGGACTTAAAAAATAAAAAAATTCTTTCTTATATAAAAGAATCAATACCTCATACGTGGTACCTTAAAATAGCCCCAATACCTCCAAAGGCACGGAAAAGTTGCATTCCTTCTTCAGTTTCAGTGGATATAATCTCAACTTCTGAACCAACTTCTTCAGCCAGGGCAACAAAGTCACCAATAACATCCTGGGAAGAAGAAACTTTCATGGTTTCTCCACAGTTACCACAGACCGTATCCTCAGCCTCAGCACCATCTTTAATGGTTTTCATTTCTTCAGCTCCGCAGGAGGAGCATTGATATGTATATCTTTTGGATTTGATGTCTTCTGAGAGTAATAAAACTTCTACTGCACCGTTTATCAGGTTTTGTCTGACTTCTGCTTCACCATAGGATGCCAGACCATTTTCATCCACCAGTTCCGTTAGGAAACGTTGAACCAGTTTCTT
This window harbors:
- a CDS encoding inositol monophosphatase/fructose-1,6-bisphosphatase family protein (PFAM: Inositol monophosphatase family), with the protein product MNGEDQEFWGGVCHELIEESQKAITPLIGSQKGGEIVKMGADGTPTTFIDLVAENKVMEVLKGVGRPLTLISEEIGEVMIGDGPSEAILVVDPLDGTSNAVKNIPAYGISVAVAPIPPGKKGPLTIPDIQMGVVKNYATDDVYSAVKGKGAFINGNILTPSLKQDLAHISLGAYVYRMDMGKIEILCKSVRRMRILGAVAIELSYVADGTYDAFVDVKNNLRLVDVAAAKLILEESGGIVTDSNGESLNGRLNVLEKTSIIATCNAVIHGKIMDILEGI
- a CDS encoding agmatinase (PFAM: Arginase family~TIGRFAM: agmatinase), coding for MHLYTENPLKFAFSQTECEYSDLNEYKPAFGILGVPFDSTTTYQPGARYGPLFVREASYNFEKYNLFLDKSLNTRIQDIGNLESIPGNFQRTCLNLESVISSLLEEGIIPITIGGEHSISYGVLKAYNTIDSLQDVTILHFDAHMDLRDDYMGEKYSHATVMRRIHDLKPGHIIQMGIRSTSKAETQFAQDEGIDYYTHPEIKDDIQGMEKIIHQIEGPVYVTVDMDVLDPSYAPSVGTPTPGGLSPLELEKLIFSLEGKDVVGLDVVEVSSNSIGDITSINAAKTILDFLFLQ
- a CDS encoding putative sugar kinase (PFAM: ATP-NAD kinase), yielding MIMGLVARNDVKGAVELAQEIADFLTEKKVDIVLDTPLAMELEKYQDKQCELKDMDVDMVVAIGGDGTILRTQSLISHKKIPLIGINMGTVGFLTEIDPENAFTAIEEILAGNYFVEKRNQLLVWHNHELSPALNEVVLMTRKPAKMLHIQISVDDEIMEELRADGLIIATPSGSTAYSMSAGGPIIDPRVEAFVIVPICPFKLGARPTVVSNGSTIKVKLLREGKKAIAVIDGQFEEEINYMDEIIFRKSDNCAYFVRLTKDFYRKVREKLTQGGIN
- a CDS encoding TIGR00300 family protein (PFAM: LOR/SDH bifunctional enzyme conserved region~TIGRFAM: TIGR00300 family protein) gives rise to the protein MYNREVKLTGHIIDSLTLPRALDLIMDMGGDFQILEFEVGKRKKDTSIARIKVSADSESLLGEILDELAEIGAMVVEIREVNLEAANKDKTLPADFYSTTNHPTFIRFQNEWILVENIEMDCMIVVDPQNQKAIIKPIGQIKKGDLVVVGREGIKVMAPQRPRGKKGVFEFMGSDASSEKPLQTLIKSIAQEVREVKSRGGKIAVVGGPAIIHTGSGPVLARMVKEGLVDVIFAGNALATHDIESALYGTSLGMCVKTGEAVARGHRHHIYAINQINQAGSIRDAVEQGVLKKGVMYECIKNDVPFVLAGSIRDDGPLPDVITDVIEAQDEMRKYVPGVDMVIMIATMLHSIAVGNILPSKVKSICVDINPATVTKLGDRGSAQVLGIVTDVGAFLPMLYHEINHFDKED
- a CDS encoding UDP-N-acetylmuramyl pentapeptide synthase (PFAM: Mur ligase middle domain), translated to MKILIVDMTHGGTVLASEFSKRTDCNVFAWDIYQTLSEEDISLLEDQGIELVDESFYGDHFNENISLDSDNLNLSLDSNLNLSPESDNFNIFLENDNSKLLVVAPVHCNLPHPPHMTHHHAVGFLLKDQITVPIIEITGVKGKTSTAAMLKEIYRDENPLILSSRGVEVVSDGEEITLQRDISITPASIITAWELAQKFYKDKKFHKDKSYTDKIPGVGICIFESSLGGTGLADVGVITNIAEDYTIAKGSSSASKAKLQMFESKVVVCDNDSYQEIYSHHTSLDSHTSVNVQASINQKPNTFSIGNGKNDNVNVKAQNINYGLHKTVFHVEVTDLKTINGKSINTSFEVSTFAPAQHHLENTLSAITAALSMGTPTASVIKGLENFIGLPGRTSLCNRGEMTIIQEINPGINVTAVKKAVDMIKGYEKPALILGGSYGVTCEEIDEKSLSNFLADMNDDVFLILTGVLGRSIWEKMGKSHNYRNNIEDALNEVDKAGAKNILLVYRSNFSELSRR
- a CDS encoding arginine decarboxylase (PFAM: Pyruvoyl-dependent arginine decarboxylase (PvlArgDC)~TIGRFAM: arginine decarboxylase, pyruvoyl-dependent), whose amino-acid sequence is MKVSITSGRSEGPTRLNAFDNALLDAGIGDVNLITVSSILPKDTEIVKLPHITEGKMVNCVLACAHSDQPEDLITAAVAVATSDDFGCVVEHSGVNQDPDLIIEEAETMVKYMMQVRGLNIREIIIAHESHKVKEEAVALAAVVYLE
- a CDS encoding translation initiation factor 5A precursor (eIF-5A) (PFAM: Eukaryotic elongation factor 5A hypusine, DNA-binding OB fold~TIGRFAM: translation initiation factor eIF-5A) yields the protein MTKVVEVKTLKVGKYVVLDGEASKVVSIQTSSPGKHGAAKARVDAVGVFDNQKRGLVKPVDAKIEVPIIDKRTAQVLALMGSDIQLMDLETYETFEVPIPDDLSDKLIEGAEVGYIVAMGNKKLMRIK